In Palaemon carinicauda isolate YSFRI2023 chromosome 1, ASM3689809v2, whole genome shotgun sequence, the genomic stretch TTCGTTGCATTATCCATAATAGCCAGAATACATAAATAGTGGTTATAAATAAGAAACTGTAATTTGGTTGCTAACCAAAAGTCAAACAAGGATCATACGGAGGTACGAACGATGACTGCGCTTGATTACTTTGGTtgaaatatcattttcattatgttCAATAGCTTGATTACATATATGATATAGAAATTTTCTGATCATTAGCTTATCTGTTAATGGTTTCTCTTAAAACAAATGTGACATTTATGTTCACTCTAAAGGCAGGCTCCACTTACGAATGTTACTCTTGGACTTTTAACTCTGAAGTCTATCTCCTACAACTAGGCGATGGCTGGCGATTCAGAACTTTGGAATCAACTGTTTAAATGACGTCTTTTTATCATCTTCAGTCATGAGAACCACCTTTATTAAGCAGCGATTCAGTCATCACAAAATAGCATTTATAGGCTACTTACTATCATAGGTTTAGGCCTACCTCGAAAATCCTTATCTAACTTTTATGCAAATGCGGATATTTTATGCAACTGTCTTTTGGTGATGACTTTTATCAATCTTCCAATCAATTGAATAGCCTATGTGTGTGTGCCATGTCATAATTCAGAATACTGAAATCCTGTGGGCTATTCTCAATACCTATGTCTTACTTCGCTAAATATTCAGTTTACTCCGCCTTCAATGTTGACTCATTACCGAGTCTGATAATTCGTCTTTGTTGAGAATTTTGTAGGCTATATATGACGTTGCCCCTATCTCTTCTTTCATTTTAGAGCGAAAAATAATACGAAAGAATAAAACAAGTATTCAATAGGTGAGGGATAATATCTTTTTTAGTATCCaaggaaaataaaatttgagagagagagagagagagagagagagagagagagagagagagagagagagagagagagagagagagagagagagagagagatttagctgtATTCACGTGAAGTGTGAATAAATAGGAGTCAGAAAACTTTCCATACGGAAGCCGTTTGTTAACTTTCAAAATAGAACATTTAATTGGGCCTCTTAACAGCCTGTTTAATTTTGTTTACCTCATTATGTAGAAAATAAAACGTATATTGATAATTTATGTTCTCTAGTTAACACGAGTGGAAACATCGCTGCTTCTTTTTGACCCACTATTCCAGAGAGAATACAACATTAACTTTAACAGATAACCCAGATACATAAACAGCATAGCTATTTCCCGTTTGAGGTCTCACTGTGCATTTAATTTTATCCCCACTTTTATCTTTTGTTaaaatgttgaaatatatttttcattgtatttatGCACAATTTTTCCCTCCCTCGAACTACTATATCTACGCCTCCTGGATAAAGAGTTTAGATAAAATGTCCTGACTGTGATTGGTGACTTACCAGCTGCAATTGATTAATTTCTCCAGGCTATCATGTCTTGTGAAGAACACACATCTTATCTGCTCTAACAGTGACCAGAAAACTTATTAAGATTAAGCGAAAGAAATTGATTGGGGGGGAGAGAATCTTTTAGTTACGTCTCCCTTAAACTCATCCGAATACTTTCGTTTTCTTCTTTGCGAGGTGGGAGTGGCTACCTGACAGTTACGTAGTCATAGCGACCAGGTTAGGCTACAGGTGTGAGACTGTTGTCATGTGAAGGTGAAAATCCTTTGTGAACGGGTTCAAATACGCCTTTTTCAAACTGTTACCGTGTTCACATCCGTAAATAAACCAATGGAGTGTGATTTTAAACAGAGCCAAAATGTCGAAACTGGGCAAGAACAGATACAGCAGCTTTAAATACATGATGACATGTGGCTCAGTTCTGACGAGGTAAGAGATTTCAACTTCTATTCCTCAAGGTCGTTTCAGGAAACATTAAATTATTGACGATTTCTTATGCTGTTTTGCTGCCTACTGACATATTCTTTAATGTTGCACGGaaagatattgtaaaaaaaaattgttttggtaATATTGTCAATCCTTGCATTGCAGACTTTGTGATCAGTACATACGACTGAATTAGACAGCTGGGAAAGCGTCCGGATTCTCATCCAGGGTAATGTTACCTAAGTCACGTGTTGCAATCAAAACAATGGCACGCAAGCAGCAACAGCAGCTAATCACACTACTGAGGGAGCTGACATATAACCCACAGCAAATTTTGGATTTTCCATAAGTCATAGTTTTTAAATTTGTTCTAGAAATGTGTGAATTCGTTTAAGTCATAGAGTAGATAATGAAATTAGATCCTCTTGGCCTGAAAACAAAACCTTTTGACAATCACTTGtcattgaaaataaacaaaaagaactttAGATTGGAATATTACGGGAGAAACAATGTCGAAAACAAATTAGGATAATTCCAGTTTTTTTGAATGTGTAAGATGTGCCGATAGACCTATCTAGAGATATAGCTTTTAAAACGTAGCCTAATGGTGTTTCTTATATATTCGAATTTAGTTTGTACACCAGGAGGGCCAgttgaatgaaaatgataaaaagtaCGAGATATGTTAGAAACCAGATACGGGACTTCGTTTATTTCGTATATCGCCTAATCATGTCAACACAACGATCATTGTGCTGGTGCTGTCATCCAACAAGTTTCGCCTTGCTCTTTCTTACAATAATCGGATTTTATGTGATCGTGCTGTGTGCTGGCTTCCTAACAAACAGGCCTGTCCACAACCCAGCGCCCTTGAGTTCAAGTCCTCTGTATCCTCCTGCCAGCCCTCTGCTGGACCTGAAGGATTTCGCCTATATCATCAACAATGACGTCTGTGGGAGGGAGAACGTCTTTGCGACTGTGATCATCCATACACACCCAGCTAATAGAGAAAGGAGAGATATCATGCGCAAAAATATCCCTTCCTCTGACCTATATGACCTGGGAGTGAGGCGGGTGTTCCTGCTAGCAAGGGCGGAGTGGAACGACCAGGACCTGTATCGCAGGACGCCACAGGAGTACATTAATGATGAAAACGTCCTGCATAAAGACATCGTTCAGGGTAATTTCAAGGAGCACTACCATAACCTCACGTACAAGCACGTCATGGGGCTCCAGTGGGCATCAAGGTACTGCCCTACTGCCAAGTACATTATCAAAATGGACGACGACATTGTTGTTGATTTGTATCAGTTTCGAGACCGATTGAAGACGCGATACCCTGAGAAAAGAAATCTCATTTTGGGATTACTGCAGGTGGATTCCAAACCCGTAAGAAACAAGAAGAGCAAATGGTATGTCAGCGAAACTGAATTCCCCGCCGACTATTACGCGCCCTTCATGTCTGGATGGGCCTACGCCATGACGCTTGATGCAGCCAGAGCTATCGTGGAAGAAGCTGCCAAACAGCCATATTTTTGGATTGATGATGTCCACGTCACTGGTACTTTAGCAGAGAGAGTTGGTGTAAAGAGAGAAGGTCTCAACCGCTTTTACACCATCCATGTGGAGCATCTCAAATGTTGCCTTGATCAAGAAGGCAGTGCTGACTACACCTGTGACTACATGGTTGGTCCTTGTGAGGGTGACTTTGCCGTCTTCAGCCGAGCATTGGCTCACGGAAGGTCCTGCTACATTAATCCTTGTATGAGACGCCCTCCGGAGATCAGAATTAGCAAGACGTGCGTTCTAGCAAAGGCGACGCGTCCTTATGCTCCCTTGGGGAAAGGTCAAGGGGAGATTGTGAAGGTGTTCAAGCGAGAGAATTGAAAAGAAATTAAGACGTCCACAATACAGAACATATAGACATTAGTATTTCAACTACACAAATTCCCTCGTCAAATAACCATCCAGTCTTATCCTCATATTTTAAGATGAAAAATCTTCCGTCCATGATCCATCCATTAATCCGCAATTTGTCTATCTAAATTTCCTTAGAATAGAGGCCAAACATAGGAATTTATTGTTTAAAGATATATActgtaaaagaatattttttaacgCTTTAGATTAATATGGATAAAAATCTCAGTTCTTGTGAGAATTCATATAGAAGAATAGTTTGATGTTTTTAGCCTTGAAGTTTAATGACATTATATCCAATTTTGTTGGTCATTGCTAATAGGAAAGAAAATATTAAGTAGTAAAATATTTACTTGAGGAAACTTTCCTCTTTTGTGTTATTAGTTACCATAATCATTTAAGCCAAATTCCACATGGTGCTAAGAAatgatataaaatagaaatataatgatACGTTGACTAAGTGTGAAACTAATCATGGAAGTTATGATCAAGTTAATAGTTTTCTAGTCATATTTGCTGAGAATTATTGcttcaattttattctttttaagcaGAGGTCTAAGGATTTACATTGACGGTAAAAAAAATACACATGAAATGAATATCATTAGATTTCTTTTCATTGAGGTTAAATATCCTGTGTATTAACTGGTACTAGATATGTGAATCATGAAAATCAGGTTATAATCGAATCTCTTATTAACACAACTGTTACATGTTTTCTTTTGATTTGATAGAAACCGTAAAATTTTGCTTATTATTTCAAGCCTGAGTACTTGAATGGATTGAAGTTcgggtcctcacttcactccgcattctctacactacaggtataaacataataaaacattaaattgccttatagcgcactgtgccggttgacgccaggtttattttcccaatgaatcatacttttagaaaacaatataggtgtaacatcacatattctaataacttttacaaacttctgtactgatatagcagtgcatatttaaaacaaaatgaacaaactttcaaattaacatataagcctcctctgccgcccaggaaaaaccatagataaaaaacaaaatctcaagttttgaaaaaactatggaaacctgtgtatccacggcaataatgcagagtaactcaaatttgagtggtggaacctcactcttgtactactaataaataataatgataataatattaataataaattcgacttgctcggactagcgtgcgctagaaagtgaccacttactaaatacctcttcaaacattgaatacgtttcacccaacactaaattctcattggccactgcctacaaaacaactgaacctaagtaacaagatacttaagatctgcttacatgtcgttaggacaattatttttcgctatacttcgtaacgcgaaaaaattttatTGTCCAAACGACAACAGAGGGGCCCAGGAATTATTTAGACCTTCATAGAAACTATACTTAAAACAAATTGCTTCAGCTTAATTGACTAAAATCTATAACTATTgcttattatgtaatttttttcttcatatcttgCATCGAAATTTATGGTGTCtgttactaaaatattttaattagataATAAAAATGTCACATGATTAAAGGCAGTCTAACTGTTGCTTATTACTCAtattcaaacattatatatatatatatatatatatatatatatatatatatatatatatatatatatatatatatatatatatacacatatatatatatacatatatatatatatatatatatatatatatatatatatatatatatatatatatacatatatatatatatatatatatatatatatatatatatatatatatatatatatatatatacacgtatacatacaatacatacatactgtatgtgttatGTAGCATGGATAtacttttacatatacagtatatgtatatatatataaatatatatatatatatatatatatatatatatatatatatatatatatataaatatatatatatatatatcatttacatgcatgcatgtatatatatatatatatatatttatatacatatatatatactatataaataaatatgcagtatatataaacatctatttatatatatacagtacatatatatatatatatatatatatatatatatatatatatatatatatatatatatatatatacagtacatgtatatatatttatatacatatacgtatatatatatatatatacatacacgtgtgtgtatagatgtgcgtgtgtgtgtaaatatacatagagGCGtacgtgtatattcatatatatata encodes the following:
- the LOC137653918 gene encoding lactosylceramide 1,3-N-acetyl-beta-D-glucosaminyltransferase A-like, producing the protein MKMIKSTRYVRNQIRDFVYFVYRLIMSTQRSLCWCCHPTSFALLFLTIIGFYVIVLCAGFLTNRPVHNPAPLSSSPLYPPASPLLDLKDFAYIINNDVCGRENVFATVIIHTHPANRERRDIMRKNIPSSDLYDLGVRRVFLLARAEWNDQDLYRRTPQEYINDENVLHKDIVQGNFKEHYHNLTYKHVMGLQWASRYCPTAKYIIKMDDDIVVDLYQFRDRLKTRYPEKRNLILGLLQVDSKPVRNKKSKWYVSETEFPADYYAPFMSGWAYAMTLDAARAIVEEAAKQPYFWIDDVHVTGTLAERVGVKREGLNRFYTIHVEHLKCCLDQEGSADYTCDYMVGPCEGDFAVFSRALAHGRSCYINPCMRRPPEIRISKTCVLAKATRPYAPLGKGQGEIVKVFKREN